The segment GTTCAAATTGCTCGTGATCCACATAGACCATCTAGTTTAGAATATATTAATACAATTTTTGATGATTTTATTGAATTACATGGTGATCGTTATTATGGTGATGATAAAGCCATTGTTGGTGGAATTGCCTTGTTAAATGATATGCCTGTTACTGTTATTGGTGTTCAAAAAGGTAGTGAAGCTAGTGAAAATATTGAACGAAATTTTGGAATGCCTCATCCCGAAGGATATCGTAAGGCAATGCGTTTAATGGAACAAGCAAATAAATTTAAACGTCCAATAGTTACTTTTGTAAATACTCCAGGTGCTTATCCAGGATTTGGTGCAGAAGAAAGAGGACAGGGGCAAGCAATTGCTTCTAATTTAGTTGGAATGATGAAACTTGAAGTTCCAGTAATTAGTATTATTATTGGTGAAGGTGGTAGTGGTGGTGCTCTTGCTTTAGCAGTAGCAAACAAAGTATGGATGTTAGAAAATTCAATCTATTCAATTTTATCACCTGAAGGTTTTGCATCAATATTATATAAAGATGCTTCAAAAGCTAGTGAAGTTGTTACAACAATGAAAATAACTTCGGAAGCGTTATTTGAAATGGGAATAATTGATTATATTATTAGTGAGAGACATGGAATAAATGATAATTTCAATTTAGTTTGTAGTGATATTAAAAATAAATTAGTTAAGGAATTATCAGAAATGAAAAAAAATAAAGGAAGTATCTTAATGAAACAAAGATATGATCGTTTTAGAAATTATAGGTAGGTGATTACATGAAAGCAAGAATAGTTTCAACAGGTTGCTATTACCCAGATGTTGTTGTGAACAATCATGATTTGGAAAAAATTATGGATACAAACGATGAGTGGATTGTTCAAAGAACAGGAATTAAGGAAAGGCGATTTAGTAATCATAATACAGCCTAT is part of the Bacilli bacterium PM5-9 genome and harbors:
- a CDS encoding acetyl-CoA carboxylase carboxyl transferase subunit alpha (product_source=KO:K01962; cath_funfam=3.90.226.10; cog=COG0825; ko=KO:K01962; pfam=PF03255; superfamily=52096; tigrfam=TIGR00513) — protein: MKKKIKELEKEITEFEEQGLNTESLKKGLQILKKDYHSNLSDWDKVQIARDPHRPSSLEYINTIFDDFIELHGDRYYGDDKAIVGGIALLNDMPVTVIGVQKGSEASENIERNFGMPHPEGYRKAMRLMEQANKFKRPIVTFVNTPGAYPGFGAEERGQGQAIASNLVGMMKLEVPVISIIIGEGGSGGALALAVANKVWMLENSIYSILSPEGFASILYKDASKASEVVTTMKITSEALFEMGIIDYIISERHGINDNFNLVCSDIKNKLVKELSEMKKNKGSILMKQRYDRFRNYR